A window from Citrus sinensis cultivar Valencia sweet orange chromosome 5, DVS_A1.0, whole genome shotgun sequence encodes these proteins:
- the LOC127902256 gene encoding uncharacterized protein LOC127902256: protein MVLAESDQIPTIIQIPRQIPRHELIKLMPLERISNYEKFHTNTSPIQTTESMFERQSDGTVRMTFRPPPTAPEEPPRLSFTYSAMVTTVQTAQEKLPITGFNSEGYHVYLAKLNGHFLWDSPGSGNCDPDCPCWDDWEEDDVEPQRRRKPKKKITKAPFSHNQPKPTHNPPWFTFDDIPAAKWRDKLSEMAA, encoded by the coding sequence ATGGTGTTAGCAGAATCAGATCAGATACCAACCATCATTCAAATTCCAAGACAGATCCCTAGACATGAACTCATAAAACTCATGCCCTTGGAACGGATTTCAAATTATGAGAAGTTCCACACCAATACTTCTCCTATCCAAACAACAGAAAGTATGTTTGAACGACAATCTGATGGAACTGTCCGAATGACTTTTCGACCTCCACCAACAGCACCAGAGGAGCCTCCACGGCTCTCATTCACTTATTCCGCCATGGTTACAACTGTTCAGACTGCTCAAGAAAAGCTGCCAATTACAGGATTCAATTCAGAAGGATATCATGTTTATCTTGCCAAACTTAATGGCCACTTTCTTTGGGATTCACCAGGATCAGGAAATTGTGACCCAGATTGTCCTTGttgggatgattgggaagaagATGATGTTGAACCACAGCGgagaagaaaaccaaaaaagaaaataactaaagCTCCGTTCTCACACAATCAACCTAAACCAACTCATAATCCTCCATGGTTcacttttgatgatatcccTGCAGCTAAATGGAGAGACAAATTATCCGAAATGGCGGCTTAG